The region CTATAAATTGAGAGGGAAAGATTTACCCAGCTGCAGTGGGATATGCAGGAATTGGGGAGAGAGTTCATGGAGATGGAGTTCAGATTGAAAGCAGAACAGGTTTGCATTTGTCTACTATGCGATTTCCTCCAACTTCTATTTTCAGGAGAGTTAATAGCACTTTACTAATCTCAGGATGAGAAGGTTCATACTGATGAGGAAAATGCATCAATCATTAACGAGAACGAAGCATTGAGGCTGGAGTTGGATTCTGCTAGAGAGCAACTAGAAAATCTACAGAAATATCGTAAAGAAGCAGACTTGCAATCAAAATCAAATGTTAAACTTCTCGTGAAAGAGGTTAAATCACTTCGAAGTTCTCAATCAGAATTGAAGCAGGAGTATGACGCAGTGTCAAAAGAAAGTGTGGAATTAAAggttaaataaattttatttggttctgcacttttttaaaaatggaaactGACAAAATTCTTATGTTGCTCTAAAAGAATTAGTACTACTAGATAGTTAGAAAAGATATGTTGCAGTGAGAACAAAAGTTCTTATGCCTATCCCTGAATCACTGTTTGCAATTGCATTCATTGACTGTCGCCGTCTTCTGTAACCTTCTCATTAGTGCTACTGTTGATGCAAAAGAATAGATAATGCTAATACTCTTCTCTATAGACAAAACTACAAAAGGAGAGGATGAAAAGGGACTGTGTTGACGCTGCCAACAGAAAGTTGCTGCATGAATGTAATATTCTTCGTAGTCAGCTAGAAGAATGCGGTGTTAATTTTTTGGTTGAGCAAGAATATAAGTTAGAGATGGAGTCGCCAGGTGATGCTATGGATGTACTAGCAACTTCTGAAAACCGTATGGGTCTTCTTCTGGCAGAGGTAGTCTCATGACCAACTGGACTCTTTACTTAAAACTGTTTTGGCTTTTCATTATAGGATCGTATTGCCTTTATTAACGGTATATGTGACTCACCAGGTGCAACTCCTTGCACGAGAAGTGGCCACTCCAGTCTCGAGTTCAAGTCATGAAAGTGACAAGCTAACGACAACGGATGACGAATTAAGGAAGATGTTAACAGAAGTGCTCATCGACAATGCCATTCTGAGGAAACAGGCAACTTCAATTATCCGGTGTGCTTTAGATACTACTGATACATCGATGCAAAACACACAGATGAACTAAGGAGACGCCCCTGCCAGAAAAGCTATAAGCAGCAAGTTTTTGAGATATGATGTAACTAAGTGTGTATGTGTGCATAACCTGCGTAGTTAAATGCAAATCATGTGTAGGGCTGggtaaaaataccgaaataccgcacttaccgtatcaaaaaaataccgaaaatatcggattttcggtataccgcaattttcggtaaggtatcataccttaccgatttatttcggtacggtaacggtatgaattttcatatactgAGGTATGCCGgggtataccgaaaatatggtatataccgtaattttaggtatataccgaaaatacggtatataccataattttcggtatataccgatatTAATATATGCCAAATTATATCaagtaaattcatacttttaccAAACAAACAAATATTTACATGTAGAAATCAAAGCTTGCCTCATTATAGTTGTCGGGTAatcatgtaaatataaaatcaaataaactcaATTAGGAAAACTTGATATCGTTGAATCAATTAGTTTCAAACAGATATAagattttagttaaattagttCCAAACAAATATCGTTGAACGTTATGTGATTGCATGGAGTTTAATTGTTGcagtttttttattgaatatgtttgagtttgattaaatttcatgttttctaagtatttttgaaattttattttcatttgtgtttgtatttagaattatttacaaaataatgatattttggtatgtcGTATTATAGTCCGATATACCGTAAAACTCttgtataccgcaaaagtacggtataccgaatttagatatgacatactgaaaataaggtatggtatcgatattgaaatttgtcttaccgaaaataaggtataccaaagttcggtataccgaaaattttggtaaggtaaaggtataattttttctcatatcgaattttcggtaaggtatacgatATGATGGTAtcagtaaggtataccgtacctacccacccctaatcATGTGTGCCTACATGATGCTGCTCTAGAGAAATACTTTAAATAATGTTTTAGTATTGACCAGTTATTCTACTTATACACTTAAATATACATCTGTTCATGTTTGTTTATTTCTGGATTCAATAAAATAAGGTTCAGCATATGATACTAACACATTGCTGGAAAAATAATGTCATAGCAAAAATAATGTAGTTAACTAGTCTCACACTCAACAATGTTACTATGCATATGGGTATTTAGTACGAAAACAACAATATCATCTAATATGAACAAAACAAGAAACCAAAAAGGAAGTCGTTAGTAATAGAAAGGATAGTATCTCATACAGAATTACAATTACAAATGTGATTCGTCAATAAGAAATGGCATCTTCACCGCGCATCAGTCTGTAATTTGGAGCTTGAGGGCCGAGGGTCTCCTAGTCAGAACCAAAACAACCTTCCTACACGAGTCTACTTATCTCCGCCGCCAAACATACCCATCATATCCTTGGAAGAACCCATTTGCTTCATCAAGCTTTGTAAGCCGCCCATGCCACCAATCTGTTTCAGCATCTGGGGTGGAAGGACCTTGCTCATGTGCTGTGCGTTCATGTTTCGCGAAAGTGCACTCATGTCTCCTTTCTTAGGGATCTTAAGACCCTTCATCTTGCTCCAGACCTTGGCAAGCCGCTTGTACTCTTCCAACATATCCATTACATCCCTTATAGGACGACCACACCCTCTGGCAATCCGTATGATACGGGATTCATTCATGATTTTCGGGTTGGAGCTATCCAACTCTGTTAATAAATTTTGGATATGTTTATGCAATATAACTTGATTCATGTtgagtttattttataaataaggAAATTTTGGACTAGTAAACACCTAAAGCCATCAGATAAACACTTGCCTTCATTAGTCATTGAGTCCATCATTGTCATATATCTTTTAATCTTTGTCTGGCTTTCCTTTTCTTGACCCTTGGGCATCAATTCTTGACTAAATCCTGGAAGCATAGAGAATACCTTCAAACAAGAAACGGTGCATTGGTAAGTATGCAATTACTTCAAAGTTTATTCACAACCAAACACTGTATAAATAAGCATTAAGAACAAAAATCCATCACAGAACTATGGcagctgagtacttttgtaagACCAAAGATATGTCCAGTTCAAGAGAGAACCTCTACTGGTTTTTCCCACCCAAACATTATGTATTATATTAtacatgaataaataaataatcgaTCTGAGTAAATTAATCATGCAAGGAGCATTTTTCTTTTAAGAGTAGTAAAACAAGATGAATAATACCCAgtgataaattaataaatcaattgaGATAGGTTGTCAACAACCAGACCTGACCAATGGGGCCCATTTTAAGTATATTCTGAAATTGCTCGTACATGATCCTCAAAGTAAAATTTCCCTCAGAGAGCTTTTGGAGAAGCTCAGGCTGTTGATCCATCGGAACAACTTCTTGAATTTTGTCCATGAAGCCAGACCAATCACCCATACCTGCGAAAAGCATTTATATTAACAAAATGGCTTGTCTGAACAAGACTAGCAACAAATAATTGCAACCATAATTAGTCGACTAACCCAAAAGACGGCTGACAAAAGGTTTAACATCAAATATCTCGAACTCATCCATATGTTCacccgtcccaataaatatgactGGACTTTTTGTTGCTGCAACTCTGTAAATGGAGTGAAGGATCATTATATTTTCCACAAGATAGCAAATCAAGTTAATTATTGTCTGCATGGAAGAAAATTTTTCTTTATTGTATAAATGAACAATAATCAATTGCATAAAAAACTCTAAGGACCTAAAAGCAACAATATAACATCGCAATCCCATCAAATTTTCACGAGCAACTTATTGTTGGAGGCAAATCCAACTAATTTAGTTCACACTTCACAGTTGGAAGAAATTCCACATTTCATTTCCACTAAGAAATAATGGAAAGAGAGCACTTTATAGTTCTGCTAAACAGATATTTGTGTGACTTTAATTTCATCAATGGCCATTATCTGTTCTTTTAACACTAAACAGCAGCTTTCagaaaataatacttttatcaagttttaatattttctcactccaaaaaaagtacaatatgtTAATATTCTACACTTACGCGCTAAGAGCACCACCTCCCTTAGCATGGCCATCCATCTTTGTGACAATCACGGCTCCAACAGGAACACTTTGCTTGAATGCTTGGGCCTGGTCAAATGCAGCTTGACCGATACTGCTAtccataacaaataaaacaaGATCTGGTTTCTGAAGTATCAAGAAGATGAACTCATCATTATCAATTCGGgatccaaataaaaaaataagaaaataaaataaaggctTACCGTTGATTCGGAAACTTGACGCATCTCTTCAAAAAGTGCTGCTTCTTGCTTGTGACGTCCACTGGTATCAACAATTATGAGATCACAATTTTCCTTCTTAAATCTCTCAACTCCTTCTACTGCAATTCTTACAGGATCGGACTCAGTGTAGCTGTTACAGAACACATTATATTATCAATCAAAACAAGATTACAATCATTACATATACCTAAGACTCAGACCATCTAGATTAAACAAACAATACCCAAGTATAGaacaaaaagtaagaaaattgAATATATGTCTTTAACTAAGTCAAGCCCCAGTTTTCTTCACGAACCTATATTAAGTACTTTAAAAGATACAATAGAAAATGAAACGTGATATTTCTCTTCACGGATATTCAGAATCTTCACAAGAAGAGTTCTAGAGTATTACTGAGAAGCTGACTCAACtttctaaatttactaataaaTAACTTCCGACATAGTATTTGCTAAAAAGGATTAGATTGTCATGTACTCATGCATTATCATAGTTCCCTATACACTGCCCCTACAACCACCTACAACTCACTCGCTAAAACAGAATAAGGGGTAATAAAAGGAGACCTTGTTTTGCATGGAATGAAACAGTCAATCCATATGCTCAGTAATtgagaaaacaaaataattttattggTTCTTCACCTAACTAAGGTTGGCAAGTGGTTATTCTTAACAGGATTTCCAAATCTAAAATGGATATAAAACATACCTTCCATAAAAGGGAATTTTAGCTTTTGTGGCATTCTGCTTTAACTGATCAAAAGCACCAGCTCTAAATGTATCGGCACAAACAAGTGCTGGTTTATAGCCTTTCTTCTGGTGGTAGTATGCATATTTTGTACAGGTGGTTGTTTTCCCAGATCCTGGAATAAGGTTCAAGCTAGCaaaaattaatgcataattgcaTATACATGTTGCATGTGGTAATCGGAAAATATGAATGACAATAAGATTATCAAAACTCCAACCCTAAACAGAGCCATGTTCAATCTACACGAATGACTATGATGGGCTAAACATGCTCTAATGTCATGGTATCAGCATACCTTGTAGACCAACAAACATTACAACACTTGGCTTCCCTTTCTTTGGAGTGAAAGCAGGCTTCCCTGGATCCAATATCGTGCATAGCTCATTAAAAACAGCCTAGAGAAAGCCagggaaaagaagaagaaaaaatgtaAGAATAGCAGGGGCGTTAGAAAAGTTAAACGAAAAACTGCTGCTTACTTCACATACTCCCACAATGGGCCAGTAAATGGGAATAGAACTGCACAAGAGATAAAAGCTAAACAAAGATGCAGACATACATGACTCAACCACACCATCATAAACAAAGATACAGGGATACTTGCATATTCTAGCATGGCTCAGCATgcttataagaaaaaaaaacagtttTAGAAAGCTAACCAGACTAGAATTTATGATTCAGATACAAAAACAATAATCTTCCATGTTTGCTTAGCAGCTTTCTTAGAAAGCATAATGAAAATTTCAAGATGGGTGATAAGATAGCTGAATTCGGGAGTTCACATAGTCAGATAATTGACTCGAAACACTTTTTTTCTCTACTCTTAAGTTCTGCCACATTAACATCCCCGATTAAAATTTCTTCAACCCCCTCAAATATCTCACAATTCGGTGAAAAAAATTCGAACTGAATTGAAAAAATCAATAGTCAATagaaccaaaaatttaaaaataaagccTTCACCTGTTGGATGATTTTACGTTTATTGTGGCCAGCGGCTAGATCATCGAGATTGACGATCTTCTTGATATTGGTCTGCATATCGCGAACGAGCTTGAACTGGACATCGGATTGGAGAAGCGCACGCGTGATCTCGTTGAGACAATCGTTGAGCACTTTCTCGTCAATGATGGTCGCATTGCTCATCTGCTGAAGAGCACGCGAGATGCTTCCTCCTAACTGCGCGAGCACCATCTTCGCCAATCGCCGGTGATGTaattaggtttagggtttagccTGGTTCGCCGGGAGAGAGAGAATTAGGGTGTTGTGGATTAGGGCGATATCTGAGAATGAAATGGATTGGAATTGGGACTGGTAATTGTTTCTTCTACCCCTTTATCATTAATAGTCACAAATCACAATTAATGAACAAATTAATCTTcacttttaataattttgtcattttatataaaatgaaatttgtcaattttattttaacatTTAGTAAATCTAGCAATTATATCTACTTTTTTAGTTACCATTGTGATCGCAAATTACGCGGATTGAGTTGTTATCGAGTTAATAGAATAATGATTCAATCCAATAAGGCATAATCCAAATTTGACATGTTAAGGAAATTCTCAATCCAAATATGAATCTGATCTGCTATTTTCAAATTGGAACACGATACAAACGCGTTAATGATACGATTTAATATTGACTGACACAACGTGATAACAACACAAATccaatttacacaattaaactTGATGTACACAATAAAAACCTAATGCTCCatccattccatagtagtacagtcattatgtcattttagttcattccatagtagtgaagtcatttccctttttagtaatagacaacacatttcttctcacttactttattatctcttcatctctctactttttttcattttctactctattctttctttacttaattcattcaacacaatttttcttaaatcgtgtgctgaaaagaaacgcctccactACCGCAGAACTGAAAGAGTAATACACGAACCTGATTTACACGATAAAAACTAATTTTACGTGGTAAGAACATGACTGATACAATCAAAACCTAAATTGCATGATTTAAACCTAATTTTCACGTCCTAATAAAACTAAtggatattattatttaaaaaagaactaaaataataatatttacttTTAGCAGGTTACGAAATCCAACCTAAAATTATCGAGTTCTTAACCGGTCAATCcaataaggacacgaaccctgTAAAATTCGACCCAAAGTTCTAAATCCATTAATTTCTTGCATGTTCGTGTGACCGTGTCGGGTTTTCATTTTGGGTCGGAGTAtccatttattaaattattttcaaataatataTCATAtacaatttcttttttaaaaatatataaatgtatcaAATTTATCTTAACATTTAATAAATACATCgattttatcctaattttattgTACCTGCcaattatattcatatattttcAACTTGGATCAATCAATCAATCTgataattatttcaaaaaataaaatatttttgcatAGAACTTATTTGCGAAAATAGTAGTAGATCATCTTCTGATTCATCATAACATGATTCCACTATTGAAATTGATAAAAGATTGAGATAAAATTAGTAAGTTGAAAAGACAAAATAGAATTGAAACcactattaaaaattaaaattaaaattaaaattgataattttaaaaGTTAAAATGAATTTGATTAAACTATCAACAATATCCCTGCTCTAACAAACtccataaataaattttatagtagtagtatattctAAGTTTTCCAAAAAAAGAACTAGAGAATTATAGAGAAATTATGGGAAAAACTAAGGTAACCGTCGCAACTTGCTAGGCCGATATAATTAATGGAAATATATGGTATTATATGAATATCAAGGTTTTATACATAATCTTATATTGAACATTTTGGCTCACAGTTACAACCTATAGATAAGAAAAGGCTAGGCAGCAGTTGGTGCCCGCATACACAATCGCTCAGTcccacaatttattaaaatacatCGGGATGGAAACGCCCGGGAAAGGAATTGCTCAGCTGCGCGTGCTGCAAACGCAATGTCAACGCGTAGTTGTTTGCCTGTACAAGTAGCAAAATAAACACATATGTTTGCCCCAAATAAGAATTTCCATCCGAATATTTACCTAAAAGAACCAAATAAACCAAACACCAACATTTTGAATTTGTTAAGCACAAAACAGATTGAAGTTCAATGCACTGACCTCAAGAGTTCGCAACTGCTCCTGATGCTGTGCTAACAATTGCTTTACGTGTTGCACCTCTAGGCTCTTCTCGTCATTTTCCTTTTGGCGCTCGTGCTGGATGGCTACAGCACGTTTGAGGATGGCATTATCCCGGAGAAGAAACTCGATATGCTCCTTCAGCCTCAAATTTTCCTACAAGGACACAAGGATTACTGTTAACATTGTGATGAATTGATTTTTCAGTTTGCATGTACTGGTAGTCTGGTACCACCAAAAGAGCAATAATATCTTTCCAGATCGATAATCAAATCATAGATTCAATGTCATCTTTCCCACGGGGTGTCACCGTGTCAGGGTATGGAACTGATCATTTTTAGCTGATAATTAATGGATCCCATCTAATTCTACAAAGGCAATGCAAACTTCATCAAGCATAAATGTTTATATGTATGCCAAAATTTCGTAAATCAGGATGAACAGACATCAGCTGCAATATGATCAGTTCCAGTTCTATAGTATGTATGTAATCACATAGATATGTCAGAGATTGATAATGGATCCTGACCTTATGAAAGCTTTGAGCTGCCTCGACACTGGCCTTAGAGCTGATAGCTTTCTCCAAATTCTCCAATATGCTGGCTGCCCGGAATCTCGCATCATCTATGCTAGTAGCATTCATCATCTCCCTCACAAATAAATCCACCCATTCTGCACCATCTGCTAGCGGGTTGTTTTGAGTTTGTGACTCCTGCAAAGGAACTGAATCCCCACTGGTTTGTGATGCAACTGCCAGTCAAAATCCATCACTATCATCACATCTTCTATACAAAGTCTGAATTCTAAATAGCATTTGTTATACAGTTATAAATTTCCAGAACAAAAATTGGAGATGTCAAAATAATTTCAGAGAGCTAACTCTTTTGTTAAGCATGCACAATGCCAAAGATGTCCTGCAATGAAGATTCTCTATGACCACCATTTTAACAGAGTTAGAGATCAAGCAATGGAAAATGTAACAACCTTTAACACGCCAGTCTCTGGACTCTGGATCTggaacatgctttttcatactaGCATTAAAATGAGAAGACATAGATTGTACATACTGCATATGTTCATTAGATTAAACAACTACTTTTCTAAGATGTACATGAAAGCTAGAAAGAAAGACATTTTGAGGCAGGCTATTCCTGCTGCCTAGGCCTATTGGATGAATTCTTATACATGTAATGTGATGCAAACATCTGTTTTTGAAAACAGAGAAACTAATTCCGGGGACGGGATCGCCGACTGAAAGCCACTAC is a window of Salvia splendens isolate huo1 chromosome 3, SspV2, whole genome shotgun sequence DNA encoding:
- the LOC121795040 gene encoding signal recognition particle 54 kDa protein 2 yields the protein MVLAQLGGSISRALQQMSNATIIDEKVLNDCLNEITRALLQSDVQFKLVRDMQTNIKKIVNLDDLAAGHNKRKIIQQAVFNELCTILDPGKPAFTPKKGKPSVVMFVGLQGSGKTTTCTKYAYYHQKKGYKPALVCADTFRAGAFDQLKQNATKAKIPFYGSYTESDPVRIAVEGVERFKKENCDLIIVDTSGRHKQEAALFEEMRQVSESTKPDLVLFVMDSSIGQAAFDQAQAFKQSVPVGAVIVTKMDGHAKGGGALSAVAATKSPVIFIGTGEHMDEFEIFDVKPFVSRLLGMGDWSGFMDKIQEVVPMDQQPELLQKLSEGNFTLRIMYEQFQNILKMGPIGQVFSMLPGFSQELMPKGQEKESQTKIKRYMTMMDSMTNEELDSSNPKIMNESRIIRIARGCGRPIRDVMDMLEEYKRLAKVWSKMKGLKIPKKGDMSALSRNMNAQHMSKVLPPQMLKQIGGMGGLQSLMKQMGSSKDMMGMFGGGDK
- the LOC121797204 gene encoding uncharacterized protein LOC121797204, with product MSAVVCGKRSFFDDDAAASSPASASPPAYKKFRCSSSTSPIRFTFSPPVQTSSVDQLKALFPELEVQLLEKAMEESVEDLDLAIKKLNEFCRGHVNDKIGTRSAEENATMEKVASQTSGDSVPLQESQTQNNPLADGAEWVDLFVREMMNATSIDDARFRAASILENLEKAISSKASVEAAQSFHKENLRLKEHIEFLLRDNAILKRAVAIQHERQKENDEKSLEVQHVKQLLAQHQEQLRTLEANNYALTLRLQHAQLSNSFPGRFHPDVF